In a single window of the Drosophila albomicans strain 15112-1751.03 chromosome 3, ASM965048v2, whole genome shotgun sequence genome:
- the LOC117570287 gene encoding LDLR chaperone boca, with protein MKTKFILIFLALVPIVLSKKFKDGEKPEWAKKDIRDYSEADLERLLDQWEEDEEPLEADELPEHLRPQPKLDFSNLESKNPEDLLKVSKKGRTLMTFVSVNGNPTRDEADEITKLWQTSLWNNHIQAERYMVDDNRAIFLFKDGAQAWEAKDFLVDQERCKGVTIENKEYPGKHVKDEL; from the exons atgaaaacaaagttTATACTGATTTTCTTGGCGCTTGTGCCCATTGTATTATCGAAGAAGTTTAAGGATGGGGAAAAACCAGAATGGGCAAAAAAGGACATTCGCGACTACAGCGAAGCGGATTTGGAGAGACTGCTGGATCAGTGGGAG GAAGATGAAGAGCCGCTAGAAGCCGATGAGTTGCCCGAGCACTTAAGACCTCAGCCAAAGCTAGACTTTTCTAATTTGGAAAGCAAAAATCCCGAAGATTTGCTGAAGGTGTCCAAAAAGGGTCGCACACTGATGACATTTGTGTCAGTCAATGGAAACCCCACCCGCGATGAAGCCGATGAGATCACCAAGCTATGGCAGACGAGCCTATGGAATAATCATATTCAAGCCGAACGCTATATGGTCGACGATAATCGCGCAATATTCCTATTCAAGGATGGAGCGCAAGCTTGGGAGGCAAAAGACTTTTTGGTGGATCAAGAGCGTTGCAAAGGTGTCACCATCGAAAATAAGGAATATCCCGGCAAACATGTAAAGGACGAACtgtaa
- the LOC117570286 gene encoding ribulose-phosphate 3-epimerase, with product MYPASFAIRMFSLCLRCPGSHCLRYKTSKLRAPAPLSLTLTRTTASPHRPVSSQTNCCGCQKNSKKMSIQAKIGPSILNADLANLAAESQKLLDNGADYLHLDVMDGNFVPNLTFGHPMVKCLRNKIKDAFFETHMMVDNPEQWIAPMADAGVNLYTFHIEPVEDVAKVSRKIQEAGMKVGLALKPGTKVEEVQKYIDIADLVLVMTVEPGFGGQSFMADMMPKVEWLRNNYPNLDIEVDGGVGPKTIDCCAKSGANWIVSGTAVVGASDQRKVISDMRGVVQSYIK from the exons ATGTACCCGGCCTCTTTTGCCATTCGCATGTTTTCGTTGTGTTTGCGCTGCCCTGGTTCGCATTGTTTACGTTATAAGACGTCAAAACTTCGAGCCCCAGCTCCCCTTAGTTTGACCTTAACACGCACAACGGCTTCACCGCACCGACCAGTTTCGTCACAGACCAACTGTTGTGGCTGCCAAAAGAATTCCAAAAAGATGTCGATTCAAGCGAAAATTGGACCCTCTATTCTAAATGCCGATCTTGCCAATTTGGCGGCGGAATCACAGAAGCTTTTGGACAATGGAGCGGACTATTTGCATCTGGATGTGATGGATGGTAACTTTGTGCCTAATCTAACATTCGGTCATCCCATGGTCAAGTGTTTGCGCAACAAAATCAAG GACGCCTTCTTTGAAACGCACATGATGGTGGATAATCCCGAACAGTGGATTGCGCCAATGGCAGATGCGGGCGTCAATCTCTATACTTTTCACATAGAGCCCGTCGAGGATGTGGCCAAGGTCAGCCGAAAGATACAAGAGGCAGGCATGAAAGTTGGCTTGGCTCTTAAACCCGGCACCAAG GTGGAGGAAGTACaaaagtatatcgatattgccGATCTGGTGTTGGTCATGACAGTAGAGCCTGGCTTTGGTGGCCAATCATTTATGGCCGACATGATGCCCAAGGTGGAGTGGCTACGCAACAATTACCCCAATCTAGACATCGAAGTGGACGGAGGCGTTGGACCCAAAACCATTGACTGCTGTGCCAAGTCGGGGGCCAATTGGATTGTCTCCGGCACTGCGGTGGTCGGTGCCAGCGATCAGCG